The following proteins are encoded in a genomic region of Ammospiza caudacuta isolate bAmmCau1 chromosome 13, bAmmCau1.pri, whole genome shotgun sequence:
- the LCAT gene encoding phosphatidylcholine-sterol acyltransferase, whose translation MGSGGAGALLLLLLSLFLQPTVQFWLFNVLFPPTTTPEAPPTNSTPPVVLVPGCLGNQLEAKLDKPDVVNWMCYRKTEDYFTIWLNLNTFLPVGVDCWIDNTRVVYNRTSRKMSNAPGVHIRVPGFGKTYSVEYLDQSKLAGYLHTMVQNLVNNGYVRDKTVRAAPYDWRVGPQQQPEYFQNLKALIEEMHDEYQRPVFLIAHSMGNLHVLYFLLQQTQAWKDQYIGGFISLGAPWGGSVKPLRILASGDEQGIPLMSNIKLREEQRMTTTSPWMFPTTLAWPESHVFISTPSYNYTYRDYQRFFTDVNLEDGWYMWEDMKDLLKDLPPPGVDTYCLYGTGFPTAETYIYDERFPYEDPVDIIYGDGDDSVSTRSLELCKRWREQQEQKVFVQELRGAHHFNMIFSNLTLSYINEILLGSKEEQGEPGQVRSSPEAGKLGKMLREHKVQKEPKKN comes from the exons ATGGGGAGCGGCGGcgccggggctctgctgctgctgctgctctcgctgttcctgcagcccacGGTGCAGTTCTGGCTCTTCAATGTCCTCTTCCCACCCACCACCACCCCAGAGGCTCCCCCGACCAACAGCACACCGCCCGTGGTTCTCG TGCCTGGGTGTCTTGGGAACCAGCTGGAAGCCAAGCTGGACAAGCCAGATGTGGTGAACTGGATGTGCTACCGTAAAACAGAGGATTATTTCACCATCTGGCTCAACCTCAACACCTTCCTGCCAGTGGGAGTTGACTGCTGGATCGATAACACCAG aGTGGTGTACAACCGAACCTCTCGGAAAATGTCCAATGCCCCAGGGGTGCACATCCGAGTTCCTGGCTTTGGCAAGACCTATTCTGTGGAATACCTGGATCAGAGCAAGCTGGCAG GCTACCTGCACACCATGGTGCAGAACCTGGTCAACAACGGCTACGTGAGGGACAAGACGGTTCGGGCGGCTCCCTACGACTGGAGGGTTGGACCCC agcagcagcccgaGTACTTCCAGAACCTGAAGGCGCTGATCGAGGAGATGCACGACGAGTACCAGAGACCCGTGTTCCTCATTGCACACAGCATGGGCAACCTGCACGTCCTCtacttcctgctgcagcagacaCAAGCCTGGAAGGATCAGTACATTGGGGGCTTCATTTCCCTGGGTGCCCCATGGGGAGGCTCTGTCAAGCCCCTGCGTATCCTGGCATCCG GTGACGAGCAGGGCATCCCGCTCATGTCCAACATCAAGCTCCGTGAGGAGCAGCGCATGACCACCACCAGCCCCTGGATGTTCCCCACCACCCTGGCCTGGCCCGAGAGCCACGTCTTCATCTCCACTCCCTCCTACAACTACACCTACCGCGACTACCAGCGCTTCTTCACCGACGTCAACCTGGAGGATGGCTGGTACATGTGGGAGGACATGAAGGACCTGCTGAAGGATTTGCCCCCTCCTGGGGTGGACACGTACTGCCTCTATGGCACGGGCTTCCCCACGGCAGAGACTTACATTTATGATGAGCGTTTCCCCTATGAGGACCCCGTGGATATAATTTATGGTGACGGGGATGACAGTGTCAGCACACGCAGCTTGGAGCTGTGCAAGCGGTGgcgggagcagcaggagcagaaggtgTTCGTGCAGGAGCTGCGAGGTGCCCACCACTTCAACATGATCTTCAGCAACCTGACCCTCAGCTACATCAACGAAATCCTGCTGGGGAgcaaggaggagcagggggagccAGGGCAGGTGAGATCCAGCCCAGAGGCTGGGAAGTTGGGGAAGATGCTCCGTGAACACAAGGTGCAGAAGGAGCCTAAAAAGAACTGA
- the MATCAP1 gene encoding microtubule-associated tyrosine carboxypeptidase 1, which produces MGSGAMGSGAAGSGAAGSGPGHGAPLCPSPPPPAPRCPRGSRRLSETGAGPRRSEGAAGRGGLRAAASLPHIARGRGEEGGGRRSPCLLVALRPRNVEAERERFFRASFAYDPQFEYAEPVPAAVLDKYGAASDRFVAQAIRIIRAVLEKYGTYESFEVATGGRLLSKCQIWSVIRKYMQKEGCVGEVVVQLTDDLLSQAVMMVEDSRPTLAINLAGARQHWLEGMLRHEIGTHYIRGVNNTRQPWHSSEGRKQYSLKPANPTEEGLASLHSVLFRKQPFLWRAALLYYTIERASHLSFSALFQDLEQYVQDAGVRWEYCVRAKRGQTDTSQPGCFSKDQVYLDGILRILRHRQTIDFPLLAALGKVSYEDVNRLKEFGVLEKARIPHFMQDLERYMKQLDHIVTTNGLNEEELEQLLPD; this is translated from the exons ATGGGCTCAGGGGCGATGGGCTCGGGGGCCGCGGGCTCGGGGGCCGCGGGCTCGGGGCCGGGCCATGGCGCTCCGCTCTGCCcgtccccgccgccccccgcgccgcgcTGCCCGCGGGGAAGCCGCCGGCTCTCGGAAaccggggccgggccgcggcgGAGCGAgggcgcggcggggcgcggggggctGCGCGCCGCCGCCTCGCTGCCGCACATCGCGCGGGGCCGCGGCGAGgagggcggcgggcggcgcagcccctgcctgctcgTGGCGCTGCGGCCGCGCAACGTGGAGGCGGAGCGGGAGCGCTTCTTCCGCGCCAGCTTCGCCTACGACCCGCAGTTCGAGTACGCGGAGCCGGTGCCCGCCGCCGTCCTGGACAAGTACGGGGCCGCCTCCGACCGCTTCGTGGCTCAG GCCATCAGGATCATCCGTGCTGTGCTGGAGAAGTATGGGACCTACGAGAGCTTCGAGGTGGCCACGGGCGGGCGGCTGCTGAGCAAGTGCCAGATCTGGTCCGTGATCCGAAAGTACATGCAGAAGGAGGGCTGTGTGGGAGAG GTGGTGGTGCAGCTGACCGATGACCTCCTGTCGCAGGCGGTGATGATGGTGGAGGACAGCCGGCCCACGCTGGCCATCAACCTGGCCGGAGCCCGGCAGCACTGGCTGGAGGGGATGCTGCGCCACGAGATCG gcACCCACTACATCCGGGGGGTCAACAACACGCGGCAGCCGTGGCACAGCTCCGAGGGCCGCAAGCAGTACAGCCTGAAGCCCGCCAACCCCACCGAGGAGGGCCTGGCCAGCCTGCACAGTGTCCTGTTCCGCAAGCAGCCCTTCCTGTGGCGGGCTGCCCTGCTCTACTACACCATCGAGAGGGCCAGCCACCTCTCCTTCTCTGCCCTCTTCCAGGACCTGGAGCAGTACGTGCAGGATGCTGGGGTCCGGTGGGAGTACTGCGTGCGGGCAAAGCGGGGCCAGACGGACACCTCACAGCCAG gctgtttCAGTAAGGACCAGGTGTACCTGGACGGGATTCTCCGCATCCTGCGCCATCGGCAAACCATCGACTTCCCACTGCTGGCTGCCCTTGGAAAG GTGTCCTACGAAGATGTGAATCGGCTGAAGGAATTCGGGGTGCTGGAGAAGGCTCGCATCCCCCACTTCATGCAGGACCTGGAGCGCTACATGAAGCAGCTGGATCACATTGTCACCACCAACGGCCTGAATGaggaagagctggagcagctgttgCCTGACTGA
- the ELMO3 gene encoding engulfment and cell motility protein 3 isoform X2, which produces MRATQEDFDKVMQVVREQITRTLSLKPTSLELFKTRVNALNYSEILKLRQTERLHQEETLAVPVLELREKLKPELLELIRQQRLLHLCEGTLFRKISSRRRQDKLWYCRLSPNHKVLHYGDVEEGVQSPPIESLTEKIPVADMKMLLVGKECPHTKEKSSGKQNKDVLELAFSIVHDVEEYCLNFIAPTRYEFCLWTDGLNVLLGKEMTSERTQTDLDVLLSMELKLRLLDLENISIPDNPPPIPKPPSNLNFCYDFSHAEQ; this is translated from the exons ATGAGAGCAACCCAGGAAGACTTTGACAAG GTGATGCAGGTGGTGCGGGAGCAGATCACCAGGACCCTGTCCCTCAAGCCCACGTCCCTGGAGCTGTTCAAGACCAGAGTGAACGCACTGAACTACAGCGAGATCTTGAAGCTGCGGCAGACGGAGCGGCTGCACCAGGAGGAGAcgctggctgtgcctgtgct GGAGCTGCGGGAGAAGCTGAAGccggagctgctggagctgatcCGACAGCAGCGCCTGCTGCACCTCTGCGAGGGAACGCTCTTCCGCAAGATCAGCAGCCGCCGCAGGCAGG ACAAGCTGTGGTACTGCCGCCTGTCCCCCAACCACAAGGTGCTGCACTATGGGGACGTGGAGGAGGGGGTGCAGTCTCCTCCCATCGAGAGCCTGACAGAGAAAA TTCCTGTGGCAGACATGAAGATGCTGCTGGTGGGGAAGGAGTGTCCACACACAAAGgagaagagctctgggaagcagAACAAG gatgtCCTGGAGCTGGCCTTCTCTATTGTGCACGATGTGGAGGAATACTGCCTCAACTTCATTGCCCCCACCCGGTACGAG TTCTGCCTCTGGACAGATGGGCTGAATGTGCTTCTGGGCAAGGAGATGACAAGTGAGAGAACACAGACAGACCTTGATGTCCTGCTGTCCATGGAGCTCAAGCTGCGGCTCCTGGACCTGGAGAACATCAGCATTCCTGACAACCCTCCTCCCATCCCAAAGCCTCCCAGCAACTTAAATTTCTGCTATGACTTTAGCCATGCAGAGCAGTGA
- the TMEM208 gene encoding transmembrane protein 208, translated as MAPKGKAGTKGKKQIFEENRETLRFYLRIILGASAVYALVNLVIFYSAASAWTWVAFVFSLVVYGTSYRSMNSMAKPSFTDDGSLADGGIDLNMEQGMAEHLKDVILLTAIVQVLSCFSLYVWYFWLLAPGRALYLLWVNILGPWFTAEAAPAAQEPNEKKQRRQERRQMKRF; from the exons ATGGCG CCCAAGGGGAAGGCGGGCACCAAGGGCAAGAAGCAGATCTTCGAGGAGAACCGGGAGACGCTGCGCTTCTACCTCCGCATCATCCTGGGAGCCTCC GCCGTGTACGCCCTAGTGAACCTGGTCATCTTCTACTCGGCCGCCTCCGCGTGGACGTGG gtcGCGTTCGTCTTCAGCTTGGTGGTCTACGGCACCAGCTACCGGTCCATGAACTCCATGGCAAAGCCGTCTTTCACAGACGATGGCAGCCTTGCCGACGGGGGAATTGACCTGAATATGGAGCAGGGGATGGCAGA GCACCTCAAGGATGTGATCCTGCTGACAGCTATAGTCCAAGTGCTGAGCTGCTTCTCGCTCTACGTCTGGTACTTCTGGCTCTTG GCTCCGGGGCGCGCTCTGTACCTCCTGTGGGTGAACATCCTGGGGCCCTGGTTCACCGCCGAGGCGGCGCCCGCGGCTCAGGAGCCCAACGAGAAGAAGCAGCGGCGGCAGGAGCGCCGGCAGATGAAGCGCTTCtag
- the ELMO3 gene encoding engulfment and cell motility protein 3 isoform X1 encodes MPPPKDVVKIAIQMVGAVPQLIELQQTKPLASVLKDVCDAWNLPNAERYALQYADGRQTYITESNRRDIKNGSILRLTTSPDQEAEQLYIGIQSKNVDVKTDSLKKLASLSQDVTFAQEFISRNGLKQIYSIVEEGNDTGEMLAHTLKAFTELMEHDFVSWENLSTVFIKKIVSYVNMNAVDASIQQLSLSILENMVPTSRLLFEVVKKEVTLDRLLTHLQVTNAQLQLKAMALLIALLLSATDTERRDMMEYLREKNIRQFIHKNIIHSSEPLGDEMAHYLYVLQSVSLNLCEHRMKMSMDPYSQEQRDLLQSLRQAAFESEGEAAAGTFSTERRRSLCAKEFRKLGFLNNSNPAEDLRRAPPGLLALDNMVYFSRNTPNAYSRFILENSSREDKHECPFARSSIQLTLILCEILHIGEPCSETAQAFYPMFFGQDHFFQELFCICIQLVNKTWKEMRATQEDFDKVMQVVREQITRTLSLKPTSLELFKTRVNALNYSEILKLRQTERLHQEETLAVPVLELREKLKPELLELIRQQRLLHLCEGTLFRKISSRRRQDKLWYCRLSPNHKVLHYGDVEEGVQSPPIESLTEKIPVADMKMLLVGKECPHTKEKSSGKQNKDVLELAFSIVHDVEEYCLNFIAPTRYEFCLWTDGLNVLLGKEMTSERTQTDLDVLLSMELKLRLLDLENISIPDNPPPIPKPPSNLNFCYDFSHAEQ; translated from the exons ATGCCGCCGCCCAAGGACGTGGTAAAGATCGCCATCCAGATGGTGGGAGCCGTCCCGCAACTCATCGAGCTCCAGCAG ACCAAGCCGCTCGCCTCAGTGCTCAAGGACGTCTGTGATGC GTGGAACCTGCCCAACGCCGAGCGCTATGCCCTGCAGTACGCGGACGGGCGGCAGACCTACATCACCGAGTCG AACCGCAGGGACATTAAGAACGGGAGCATTTTACGGCTGACCACCTCCCCG GACCAAGAAGCAGAGCAGTTGTATATCGGGATCCAGAGCAAGAATGTGGATGTGAAGACTGACTCACTGAAGAAGCTTGCAAGCCTCTCCCAGGATGTTACCTTTGCTCAAGAGTTCATCAGCAGGAATGGCTTGAAGCAAATCTACTCTATTGTAGAAGAAGGGAACGA TACAGGGGAGATGCTGGCTCATACCCTCAAAGCCTTCACAGAGCTGATGGAGCATGATTTTGTTTCCTGGGAAAATCTTAGTACAGTTTTCATCAAGAAG ATAGTGAGTTATGTCAACATGAATGCAGTGGATGCATCTATCCAGCAGCTCTCCTTGTCCATCTTGGAGAATATGGTGCCTACCAGTCGCCTCCTCTTTGAGGTGGTCAAAAAAGAAGTGACACTGGACCGCCTTCTCACCCACCTGCAGGT GACAaatgcccagctgcagctgaaggccATGGCTCTGCTCATTGCGCTGCTGCTGAGCGCCACCGACACCGAGCGCCGG GACATGATGGAATACCTGAGGGAGAAGAACATCAGGCAGTTTATCCACAAG AACATTATCCACAGCTCTGAGCCGCTGGGGGATGAGATGGCCCATTATCTTTACGTGCTGCAGTCTGTCAGCCTCAACTTGTGTGAGCATCGCATGAAAATGTCCATGGATCCCTACTCACAG gagcagcgggatcTCCTGCAGTCCCTGCGCCAGGCTGCTTTTGAGTCGGAGGGCgaggcagctgctggcaccttCAGCACCGAGCGCCGGCGATCCCTGTGTGCCAAGGAGTTCCGCAAGCTGGGCTTCTTG AACAACAGCAACCCAGCAGAGGATCTCCGCCGTGCCCCACCCGGACTCCTTGCTCTGGACAACATGGTGTATTTCTCCAGGAACACCCCGAATGCCTACAGCAGG TTTATCCTCGAGAACAGCAGCCGGGAAGACAAACATGAGTGTCCCTTTGCTCGGAGCAGCATCCAGCTCACCCTGATCCTCTGTGAGATCCTGCACATTGGAGAGCCAT GCTCGGAGACGGCTCAGGCCTTTTACCCTATGTTCTTCGGGCAGGATCATTTCTTTCAAGAGCTGTTCTGCATCTGCATCCAGCTGGTGAACAAGACCTGGAAGGAGATGAGAGCAACCCAGGAAGACTTTGACAAG GTGATGCAGGTGGTGCGGGAGCAGATCACCAGGACCCTGTCCCTCAAGCCCACGTCCCTGGAGCTGTTCAAGACCAGAGTGAACGCACTGAACTACAGCGAGATCTTGAAGCTGCGGCAGACGGAGCGGCTGCACCAGGAGGAGAcgctggctgtgcctgtgct GGAGCTGCGGGAGAAGCTGAAGccggagctgctggagctgatcCGACAGCAGCGCCTGCTGCACCTCTGCGAGGGAACGCTCTTCCGCAAGATCAGCAGCCGCCGCAGGCAGG ACAAGCTGTGGTACTGCCGCCTGTCCCCCAACCACAAGGTGCTGCACTATGGGGACGTGGAGGAGGGGGTGCAGTCTCCTCCCATCGAGAGCCTGACAGAGAAAA TTCCTGTGGCAGACATGAAGATGCTGCTGGTGGGGAAGGAGTGTCCACACACAAAGgagaagagctctgggaagcagAACAAG gatgtCCTGGAGCTGGCCTTCTCTATTGTGCACGATGTGGAGGAATACTGCCTCAACTTCATTGCCCCCACCCGGTACGAG TTCTGCCTCTGGACAGATGGGCTGAATGTGCTTCTGGGCAAGGAGATGACAAGTGAGAGAACACAGACAGACCTTGATGTCCTGCTGTCCATGGAGCTCAAGCTGCGGCTCCTGGACCTGGAGAACATCAGCATTCCTGACAACCCTCCTCCCATCCCAAAGCCTCCCAGCAACTTAAATTTCTGCTATGACTTTAGCCATGCAGAGCAGTGA